A genomic stretch from Helianthus annuus cultivar XRQ/B chromosome 1, HanXRQr2.0-SUNRISE, whole genome shotgun sequence includes:
- the LOC110936623 gene encoding uncharacterized protein LOC110936623, whose protein sequence is MKMKMHCLRVGLLKILNLNIVPHNLSPVFVFNEDEDALFESRVVEDPEPISSEFPVLNQNGTNDDEDGVQNCTFAQFHTTSDSDLVQVVEVTVVPPAGKPLSSYLAVWSMSDVKHGVVHMTVRCFRLRGRC, encoded by the exons ATGAAGATGAAAATGCATTGTTTGAGAGTAGGGTTGTTGAAGATCCTGAACCTAAATATTGTTCCACATAATCTTTCACCTGTTTTTGTAtttaatgaagatgaagatgcatTGTTTGAGAGTAGGGTTGTTGAAGATCCTGAACCTATTTCTTCAGAGTTTCCAG TTCTGAATCAAAATGGcacaaatgatgatgaagatggtgtTCAGAATTGTACTTTTGCACAGTTCCATACAACATCAGATTCAGATCTGGTTCAAGTGGTGGAGGTGACGGTGGTTCCTCCTGCCGGAAAACCACTTAGTAGCTACTTGGCGGTGTGGTCCATG AGTGACGTGAAGCATGGTGTGGTTCATATGACGGTTCGATGTTTCAGATTACGAGGTCGATGTTGA